TATTGATATTTAGGGGGAATGTTTTTTTGATTAGACCATAGCAGTAAGCATCGGAATCGTAGTATTTAGATTCGACACAAAAAGGAATAATCAGGTACGTTTAAGAAATAAAAACTGGAGGATGAAACACCGAAGTAACAACAAGGTGCGAATACAGATTATTGTATAATGTGAATTCTTTATTAGTAATGTTACCCGTATAATTACGGAATGAAAAAGGAACTACAGCTTGGCAAAAAAGTATTTCTCTTTCTTGATGTACTACTTTTTTTTCTGATAATGGTTGTTCGTCTTCAGCAGCTTTGGCAAGCTCTTTCATTAAATGACATTTACCATTACACTGTAACTCTGGCTTTGCTTTGTTCTCACAAAGTTCTTGCGCTATATAATCATAATTAAAAATGTAATCAAACACAGGTAACACTGGTTTTAATAACAGTAAGAGTGCAACTATGAATACAGCTTTTTTCACAGTGCAAAAATACCACATAATTGGGCTTTAAAAAAATATTTATGTGGCAGAATTAAACCTTATGTTTTGTTTACTGTCTTAACAAGTATAAACTTTAAATAATATTACTATGAAGGCGTGGATTTTAGCAGCAGTTATGATACTAGGTTTAACTGCAACAGCACAGAAAAGAGAACATGAAAGAGGAGAACGATTAACTCCTGAACAAAGAGTTGAATTACAAGTAAAGAAATTGACGCTTGAACTTGACCTTAACAAAAAACAGCAGGGTGAAATAAAACAGCTCCTTACAACCAAGAGTATAGAGCGTGAAAAGATGATGGAAAAGCGAAAAGTAGAAAAAGAAGCTGAAGCACAACGTACTAGCGAAGAGCGTTTTGCAATGAGAAGCAAAATGCTTGACGAAAAAATTGCCATGAAAGCTGCTATGAAGAATATTTTAAACGAAGAACAGTTTGAGAAATTTGAAGAATTAGAAAGGGAAAGACAAAAAAAACTAACAAAAAGAGGTAAAAAACTTAAAAAGCACGATAGAGACTAATTTTTTAATGTTAAAGTTTTGTGTAGTTTTAAAATTTAATTAGCTTTGAATTTATAAACACTAAACAAAACTTAGTTTATCATGAAAAAAATAATTGCTATTGTTACCATTATGCTTGCGCTTGGCTATAGTGCCAATGCACAGCAAAGAAATGCTACTACTGCTGTAAAACAGCAAAATGTAGAGAAAGTAGCTATACAAAAAGCTGCTCAAAAAGACCTTAAGGCACTATCAGATTTCGTTCAGTTAGATGATAACCAAAAACAAGCTTTCTTAGGATTATTCGAATATAAGCACCGTGATTTAGCTACACCAAACTTTAGCCAAGAGCGTAAAGACATTCTTGCAGAGGTTATGGAAGCTAAGCTTAATGCAACATTAACAGCAGATCAAGCGGAAAAGCTAAGCAAAAACACTGCACTTTTACAACAGCTTACGCACTAAGAATAGTTTTTGATACATAAAAAAGCTCCCAAATTGGGAGCTTTTTTTATTTATAGTGTTTTAGCTACTTTACCTACGGCTTGTATGGTATAATCGAGATCGTCATACGTAAGGGCATCGGTTATAAACCAAGTTTCGTATGCCGATGGGGCAATGTAAACACCTTCTTCTAAAAGTCCGTGAAAAAACTTTTTAAAGGTTGCATTATCGCCATTAGCAGCCGTTTTAAAATCGGTTACAGGGGTGGCGTCAAAATGCACCGATATCATCGACCCTATTCTGTTTATAGTGTATACTACGTTGGCAGCATTTAGCTTTTCGCGGATTCCTTGCTCCAAATACGCTGTTTTTTGTGCTAGGCGTTCGTATACCGTAATATCGTCGTTAAGGGCTTTAAGCATCTCAAAACCAGCAGCCATTGCTAACGGGTTGCCCGATAGTGTGCCTGCCTGATATACAGAACCCAATGGTGCTAAGTAATCCATAATTTCGTTACGCCCTGCAAAAGCCCCTACAGGCAATCCGCCGCCTATTACTTTACCAAAAGTTACAATATCGGCTTTTACATCAAACAACTCTTGCGTTCCACCTTTTGCCAAGCGAAACCCCGTCATTACCTCATCAAAAATTAATAATGTACCATTGGCATCACAAAGTTGGCGTAATCCTTTTAGGAAGCCTTCGGCAGGCGGAATGCATCCCATATTTCCAGCAACAGGCTCTATAATAATTGCTGCTATACCGTTAGGGTTTGCCTTAAATAGTGCTGCAACATTATCTAAATCATTATAATTAGCCAACAAGGTATCTTGTGCTGTACCTTGTGTAACGCCAGGGCTATTGGGTGTACCAAAAGTAACGGCACCACTACCCGCTTGTATTAAAAACGAATCGGAATGCCCGTGATAGCAACCCGCAAACTTAATTATCTTATCGCGCTTGGTATAGCCTCGCGCTAAGCGTATAGCACTCATACAGGCTTCGGTACCTGAGTTTACAAAACGTATCTTATCTATGTTGGGCACCATATTAACAGCCAGTGCCGCAATTTTAGTTTCTAGTGCTGTTGGTGTACCAAACGATGTTCCTTTTTTAGCACGTTCTATAACGGCATCCACTACAGGCTCGTAGGCATGCCCCAATATCATTGGTCCCCACGAGTTAATATAATCTATTAAGCGGTTATCGTCTTCATCGTACAGGTAAGCCCCTTTGGCTTCTTTTATAAAAACGGGTGTACCTCCTACTGCTTTAAAGGCACGAACGGGCGAGTTTACACCACCTGGTATTACTTTAATTGCTTCGGCAAAAAGTTGGCTGCTTCTTTGGTATAACATTTTACTTTACTTTTAAAATCTGACCTATCGAAAGGGCATTGCTAGTTAGGTTATTCATTTGCTTTAGTTCATCTACGCTAACGTTATGTTTTTTTGATATGGAGTACAACGTGTCGCCTTTTTGTACTTTATACGAATTTCTGGGTACTTTTTCTTCAGTTACTTCTACATCCCCATTATCGTTATCATCATCCTTTCTGGGTTCATGGCGTTTCCCTAAA
The Flavobacterium litorale genome window above contains:
- the hemL gene encoding glutamate-1-semialdehyde 2,1-aminomutase, coding for MLYQRSSQLFAEAIKVIPGGVNSPVRAFKAVGGTPVFIKEAKGAYLYDEDDNRLIDYINSWGPMILGHAYEPVVDAVIERAKKGTSFGTPTALETKIAALAVNMVPNIDKIRFVNSGTEACMSAIRLARGYTKRDKIIKFAGCYHGHSDSFLIQAGSGAVTFGTPNSPGVTQGTAQDTLLANYNDLDNVAALFKANPNGIAAIIIEPVAGNMGCIPPAEGFLKGLRQLCDANGTLLIFDEVMTGFRLAKGGTQELFDVKADIVTFGKVIGGGLPVGAFAGRNEIMDYLAPLGSVYQAGTLSGNPLAMAAGFEMLKALNDDITVYERLAQKTAYLEQGIREKLNAANVVYTINRIGSMISVHFDATPVTDFKTAANGDNATFKKFFHGLLEEGVYIAPSAYETWFITDALTYDDLDYTIQAVGKVAKTL